One window of Atribacter laminatus genomic DNA carries:
- a CDS encoding uroporphyrinogen decarboxylase family protein, with protein MAEKNQWTSRKRVFAALNHQEPDRIPINFGGCAQTTILECPPDGMNCTKLYQYLGITNYEKPITGALANQVYNLDERVMKRFGSDFRLILPNGSEILDHPDGSKTILGISCGLRIKKMGYYDDVFEFPLQKCTTLEDIRNYPFWPSDDEIKSLAVGKREEIKQIRAQTDCVIIEDAYLAYPALLYAMLSGYDKWLLDMKLDPQFYFALSDRLFEIGLKVIEYFIGEIGDLIDIIGTYDDLGTQEGAILSHADYEKFLKPYEKRMIEAIRKKTNAKIYRHSCGSVYDFIPDFIELGVDILNPVQPLAKKMEPWRLKKEFGKDLTFMGGLDIQELLPRGSIEEIRRGVKDLIKTYAPGGGYIFATSHNIEPDTPVENIVAMFEAALEYGNYPIQ; from the coding sequence TGTGCTCAAACTACGATTTTAGAATGTCCGCCCGATGGAATGAATTGTACAAAACTATATCAATATTTAGGAATAACCAACTATGAAAAACCAATAACAGGAGCACTGGCAAATCAAGTTTACAACTTAGACGAAAGAGTAATGAAACGCTTTGGTTCCGATTTCCGCCTTATTCTACCGAATGGTTCAGAGATTCTTGATCATCCCGATGGAAGTAAAACAATTTTAGGAATATCCTGCGGATTGAGAATAAAGAAGATGGGTTATTATGACGACGTATTTGAATTTCCTTTGCAAAAATGCACCACCCTGGAAGATATTAGAAATTATCCCTTTTGGCCCAGCGACGATGAAATAAAATCCTTAGCAGTGGGGAAGAGAGAAGAGATCAAGCAAATTCGAGCTCAAACTGATTGTGTAATTATTGAGGATGCCTATTTAGCCTATCCTGCATTATTATATGCTATGTTATCTGGTTACGATAAATGGCTGCTTGATATGAAGTTGGATCCTCAGTTTTATTTTGCTCTTTCTGATCGACTATTTGAAATTGGACTTAAGGTCATCGAATACTTTATCGGAGAAATCGGTGATTTAATCGACATTATTGGAACCTATGATGACCTCGGTACTCAGGAAGGGGCAATTTTATCCCATGCTGATTATGAAAAATTTTTAAAACCTTATGAAAAAAGAATGATTGAAGCTATCCGGAAAAAAACTAATGCAAAAATTTATCGGCATAGTTGTGGATCGGTTTACGATTTTATTCCTGATTTTATCGAATTAGGTGTTGATATCCTTAACCCAGTTCAGCCTTTGGCCAAAAAAATGGAACCTTGGCGTTTAAAAAAAGAATTTGGCAAAGATCTGACTTTCATGGGTGGACTTGATATCCAGGAATTGTTACCTCGTGGTTCAATTGAAGAAATTCGTCGTGGGGTTAAAGATCTCATAAAAACCTATGCACCAGGGGGAGGGTATATTTTTGCTACCTCACACAATATTGAGCCCGATACGCCAGTTGAAAATATTGTTGCTATGTTCGAAGCCGCCTTGGAATATGGGAATTATCCGATTCAATAA
- a CDS encoding LacI family DNA-binding transcriptional regulator: MNITIKDVAKKANVSATTVSRVIRGNPKVSSEVREKVLKIIKKLNYVPNGNARAIVKKRTNVIGLVFTDISNPFYPPLLRGIENTINKSNFSLILCNTDEDPIKEEKFLRILLEKCIDGLIIVPTKTDVPFLETYEARRIPIVCVDRVVENIQTDSVVVDNLRGAYSATQYLIENGHERIAIIGGDQEIYTISERLKGYLRALERHEIILDSSFQAMGGFTIEDFVNSTIKLFSLPKPPTAIFSAGNLATVGTYIAINKLQKIIPKDVAVIGFDDLTWVEALNPPLTAVSQPIYQIGATAAQLLLQRLMDEGPKEKQNIVLNTTMIFRKSD; this comes from the coding sequence ATGAATATCACAATTAAGGATGTGGCTAAAAAAGCCAATGTTTCAGCAACAACCGTTTCACGAGTAATCCGTGGGAATCCAAAGGTGAGTTCTGAAGTTAGAGAAAAGGTATTGAAAATTATTAAAAAACTTAACTATGTTCCCAACGGAAACGCTCGAGCAATAGTTAAAAAAAGGACCAATGTCATTGGTTTAGTTTTTACTGATATTTCCAATCCATTCTACCCGCCCTTACTTCGAGGAATAGAAAATACTATTAATAAATCCAACTTTAGTTTAATTCTTTGTAATACTGACGAAGACCCCATTAAAGAGGAAAAATTTCTAAGAATTCTTTTAGAAAAATGTATCGATGGATTGATTATTGTTCCTACTAAAACGGATGTTCCTTTTCTCGAAACTTATGAAGCAAGAAGAATTCCAATTGTTTGTGTTGATCGTGTTGTCGAAAATATTCAAACCGATTCAGTAGTAGTTGATAATTTACGAGGAGCTTATAGTGCAACTCAATATCTTATCGAAAATGGACATGAACGAATAGCAATTATTGGTGGCGACCAAGAAATATATACTATTTCAGAGAGGCTCAAAGGATATTTAAGAGCCTTGGAAAGACATGAGATAATTTTGGATTCTTCATTTCAAGCGATGGGTGGATTTACTATTGAGGATTTTGTCAATTCAACGATTAAATTATTTTCTCTTCCCAAACCACCAACGGCAATTTTTTCTGCCGGTAATTTAGCTACAGTCGGCACCTATATTGCAATCAATAAACTACAAAAAATCATTCCAAAAGATGTCGCAGTAATTGGTTTCGATGACCTTACTTGGGTTGAAGCACTAAATCCACCTCTTACTGCAGTGTCTCAACCAATTTATCAAATTGGAGCAACCGCTGCACAACTTCTTTTACAGAGATTAATGGATGAAGGTCCAAAAGAGAAACAAAACATTGTTCTTAATACAACAATGATTTTTCGAAAGTCAGATTAG
- a CDS encoding ABC transporter substrate-binding protein produces MNTTSKKSLLIFCLVLLISISFCSISLAAGKTLVFIAGPQGNVLWEQLIPQWEEKTGNKIEFINVPREEFDAFLKSRIAAESQIDLIMYDPQFHLDYYKRDIPADITNAFSDSKYPNIREDRFKQGALDFKRMAGKIYYIPINLMMTVYYYNKDIYEKYGIEVPKTIEDEEQIATKLAGTDIIPMAYAGKEIWWNPMQYYRLLPMLTAGNSTEFAEATIRGDIKWTSPFYVRGLEIMKWEMDKGIFTKESLGLDYNTLTTLFLQGKVATIYQGSWFYSEQLRPSLTEDFHLGVAPIPSLSPGIGQPCGCADVNISVYSKTENLDEALDFIDFAVSKESAELASKYFFSAIEGVLPSDPVLAEIVKMYDGIPIAHLVDHLWEPEITEAFKSQLQRLLLGDTTPIDVANYIQDVQDTLIEEGKDFGAILGKNYSY; encoded by the coding sequence ATGAATACAACATCGAAAAAAAGCTTATTAATCTTTTGTTTAGTTCTATTAATAAGTATTAGTTTTTGTAGTATTAGTTTAGCAGCTGGTAAAACATTAGTATTTATTGCGGGGCCACAAGGAAATGTTTTATGGGAGCAATTGATACCCCAGTGGGAAGAAAAAACAGGAAACAAAATTGAATTTATTAATGTCCCTCGTGAAGAATTTGATGCTTTTCTTAAATCTCGAATTGCCGCGGAATCACAAATTGATTTAATTATGTACGACCCACAGTTCCATCTCGATTATTATAAAAGAGACATTCCCGCTGATATAACTAATGCTTTTTCTGATTCTAAATACCCAAACATTCGTGAAGATAGATTCAAACAAGGTGCACTCGATTTTAAGCGGATGGCAGGTAAAATCTATTACATTCCAATTAACTTGATGATGACTGTTTATTATTACAATAAAGATATATACGAAAAATATGGAATTGAGGTCCCTAAGACAATTGAAGACGAAGAACAAATCGCAACAAAACTTGCTGGTACAGATATTATTCCAATGGCTTATGCAGGTAAAGAAATTTGGTGGAATCCAATGCAGTATTACCGACTACTTCCAATGTTAACTGCTGGAAATTCAACAGAATTTGCTGAAGCCACTATTCGTGGAGATATTAAATGGACATCTCCTTTTTACGTAAGAGGACTGGAGATAATGAAGTGGGAAATGGATAAAGGAATATTTACCAAAGAGTCTCTTGGGTTGGATTACAATACTTTAACAACGCTTTTCTTACAAGGTAAGGTGGCAACTATATACCAGGGTTCTTGGTTCTATTCAGAACAATTAAGGCCGTCATTAACTGAAGATTTCCATCTTGGTGTCGCTCCTATTCCATCTCTTTCTCCTGGTATTGGGCAACCGTGTGGATGTGCTGATGTTAACATTTCTGTTTATTCGAAAACTGAAAATCTAGATGAGGCTTTAGATTTTATCGATTTCGCTGTGAGTAAAGAATCAGCTGAGTTAGCTTCAAAATACTTTTTCAGTGCTATCGAAGGTGTATTGCCTTCAGATCCAGTTTTGGCTGAAATCGTAAAAATGTATGATGGTATACCTATTGCACATTTAGTTGATCATTTGTGGGAACCAGAAATTACTGAAGCTTTTAAGTCTCAGCTTCAAAGACTATTACTTGGTGATACAACTCCTATAGATGTAGCTAATTATATACAAGATGTTCAAGATACATTAATAGAAGAAGGAAAGGATTTTGGAGCGATTCTAGGCAAGAATTATAGTTATTAA
- a CDS encoding carbohydrate ABC transporter permease → MKANDPLVIQKESKNRIFSEFFNKFFSNPYVGISPTVLMFALFLLFPVVFVFFTSFHNWDGIGPITKFVGIKHFIDLFIKDKLFKISFLNTIVLIAGAILIQVSLGMFLAHLIRGVKGQAIFRVIFLLPLAMPTVCAGIVWNMIYSPGVGLLNLLFREIPFLSIFGLDKVIWLGDPKTALFSLLLTYSWQYTGLYVVIIFAALQGVDPDLFEMADLEGANWLRKLVHITIPSIKKQLFICFMLCVVFTANLFPLVYIMTMGGPGNSTEILGLTIYKYGFRFFNMGSAAAMSVILMLFVILTTTGFTNLLRDK, encoded by the coding sequence ATGAAAGCAAATGACCCGTTGGTGATCCAGAAAGAAAGTAAAAATAGAATTTTCTCTGAATTTTTTAATAAATTTTTTAGTAATCCTTATGTAGGCATTAGCCCAACTGTTTTAATGTTTGCCTTATTTCTTCTTTTTCCAGTAGTGTTCGTTTTTTTTACCAGTTTTCATAATTGGGATGGAATTGGTCCAATCACTAAATTTGTTGGTATAAAGCATTTTATTGATTTATTTATAAAAGACAAATTATTTAAAATTTCTTTCTTAAATACAATTGTTCTTATTGCTGGTGCAATTTTAATCCAGGTTTCTTTAGGAATGTTCCTTGCTCATTTAATTCGAGGAGTAAAAGGACAAGCAATATTTAGGGTTATTTTTCTTTTGCCATTAGCTATGCCTACTGTTTGTGCTGGTATAGTTTGGAATATGATATACAGTCCAGGGGTAGGGTTGTTAAATCTCCTTTTTAGGGAAATCCCGTTTTTATCAATTTTCGGATTAGATAAAGTAATTTGGTTAGGTGATCCAAAAACGGCTCTTTTTAGTTTGTTATTAACATATAGTTGGCAATATACAGGTTTATACGTAGTAATAATATTTGCTGCTCTTCAGGGAGTTGATCCAGATCTTTTTGAGATGGCTGATTTAGAAGGTGCCAATTGGCTAAGAAAATTAGTACATATAACTATACCTTCCATTAAAAAACAACTTTTTATTTGTTTTATGCTATGTGTGGTTTTTACTGCAAACCTTTTCCCATTGGTTTATATAATGACAATGGGTGGGCCTGGTAATTCCACAGAGATATTAGGCCTAACAATTTATAAATATGGATTCAGATTTTTTAACATGGGTTCAGCTGCCGCTATGTCGGTAATACTAATGTTATTTGTTATTCTAACCACGACTGGCTTTACAAATCTTTTAAGGGATAAGTAA
- a CDS encoding carbohydrate ABC transporter permease, with amino-acid sequence MYKKSLMRKIKKNYPKIIQYIVLIFIASIFLYPFIWVFISSLKDKGSILANPWGLPTKLIFNNYSQAWQQGNLGRGIFNSLFITCLSVGIILIAACPAAYFFTKVKFKGKFLYYPILMSMTIPTTVLMIPLTFLGKRLNILDSYQGLIFPYAALYIPLGIFILSNFFVSLPNSLEEAAFLDGASRIKTLIHIILPISKPAVFSVMALAFTFIWNEFTLALVLVTDPSIFTIPLSIKSFAGSYSYEFNLVFAALGIVNIILFIILMILQKHFVRGILSGAFKY; translated from the coding sequence ATGTATAAAAAATCTTTAATGCGAAAAATAAAAAAGAATTATCCAAAAATTATTCAATATATTGTATTGATTTTTATAGCATCAATTTTTTTGTATCCTTTTATATGGGTTTTTATTTCCTCATTAAAGGATAAAGGGAGCATTTTAGCTAATCCTTGGGGATTGCCAACAAAATTAATATTTAATAATTATTCACAAGCTTGGCAACAAGGAAACTTGGGGAGAGGAATTTTTAATAGTCTTTTTATAACCTGCCTATCAGTTGGAATAATACTTATTGCCGCTTGCCCAGCTGCATATTTCTTTACAAAAGTTAAGTTTAAAGGGAAATTTCTTTATTATCCAATTCTTATGAGTATGACAATACCAACAACAGTGCTCATGATTCCTTTAACTTTTTTAGGAAAAAGATTAAATATTCTTGATAGTTATCAAGGGTTAATATTCCCTTATGCAGCGCTTTATATCCCTCTTGGAATATTCATTTTATCTAATTTTTTTGTTTCCCTCCCTAATTCTCTTGAAGAAGCTGCTTTTCTCGACGGCGCATCAAGAATAAAAACATTAATCCATATTATTCTACCAATTTCAAAACCAGCAGTATTTTCTGTTATGGCATTAGCTTTTACTTTTATTTGGAATGAATTTACATTAGCATTAGTTCTGGTTACTGATCCTTCTATTTTTACAATACCTTTGTCAATAAAGTCTTTTGCGGGATCTTATTCTTATGAATTCAATTTGGTTTTTGCAGCACTTGGTATTGTTAATATAATATTATTTATTATTCTTATGATTCTTCAAAAACATTTTGTTAGGGGAATACTTAGTGGTGCTTTCAAGTATTAG
- a CDS encoding Gfo/Idh/MocA family protein, giving the protein MKKIGIALIGYNLMGRVHSRAYQDVKMLFSPPILPVRKVICGRSKQLVQDAQEKLEWQNFETNWEDAIKREDIDIVDICTPVYLHKDIALKAAELGKHIICEKPMAMNSIEAIQMLKVAEKNKVKHMVMFNYRKVPAISLAYQLIQEGRIGKIYHFRAHYLQDWLIDPSFPIYWRLKQNQAGSGVSGDLGSHIIDLARFLVGEIKEVVGAEEIFINERELIDDQGSRTGSMGKVDVEEATLFLSRFENGALGTFEVSRMANGRKNYEFLEINGSNGSIVFNFERMNELQFFSKEDPSHIQGFKNILVTEKHHPYMKNWWHAGLVIGYEEPFVHNINDFLISIDKNTNPEPNFLDGLRTHQVLDAIKKSVQERCWITVDK; this is encoded by the coding sequence ATGAAAAAAATTGGAATAGCTTTAATAGGATATAACCTAATGGGAAGAGTTCATTCCCGTGCCTATCAAGATGTAAAAATGTTATTTTCTCCTCCTATTTTACCTGTAAGAAAAGTAATTTGTGGGCGATCAAAACAACTGGTTCAAGATGCTCAAGAAAAATTAGAATGGCAAAACTTTGAAACAAATTGGGAAGATGCTATTAAAAGGGAGGATATTGATATTGTTGATATTTGTACACCGGTATATCTTCATAAAGATATTGCCTTAAAAGCGGCTGAGCTTGGCAAACACATAATATGCGAAAAACCCATGGCAATGAATTCTATTGAAGCAATCCAGATGCTCAAAGTTGCCGAAAAGAATAAAGTTAAACATATGGTAATGTTTAACTATCGGAAAGTACCAGCAATAAGTTTAGCATATCAATTAATTCAAGAAGGAAGAATTGGAAAAATATATCATTTTCGTGCTCATTATTTACAGGATTGGTTAATAGATCCAAGCTTTCCCATATACTGGCGTTTAAAACAAAACCAAGCCGGTTCTGGTGTTTCCGGCGACTTAGGATCTCATATTATTGACTTAGCTCGTTTCCTGGTTGGGGAAATTAAAGAAGTTGTTGGTGCTGAAGAAATTTTTATTAATGAGAGAGAATTAATTGATGATCAGGGAAGTAGAACTGGATCTATGGGCAAAGTTGATGTTGAAGAAGCTACGTTATTCCTTTCTCGGTTTGAAAATGGTGCTTTAGGTACTTTTGAAGTGAGTCGTATGGCAAATGGAAGAAAAAATTATGAATTTCTTGAAATAAACGGGAGCAATGGGAGTATAGTGTTTAATTTTGAAAGAATGAATGAATTGCAGTTTTTTTCAAAAGAAGATCCTTCACATATACAAGGATTTAAAAATATCCTGGTTACTGAAAAGCATCATCCTTATATGAAAAATTGGTGGCACGCAGGGTTAGTTATAGGGTACGAAGAACCATTTGTGCACAATATAAATGATTTCTTAATTTCAATTGATAAGAATACAAATCCAGAACCAAACTTTCTAGATGGTTTAAGAACTCATCAAGTTCTTGATGCTATAAAGAAGTCAGTGCAGGAAAGATGCTGGATAACTGTTGATAAATAA
- a CDS encoding glycyl radical protein → MKRKNSKRINNLREMVVSTRPEICPERAVIVTKAYQEFYNQPMGILRAKALEKILSEMSIYILPGELLVGNHSSKLRAAPVFPEFDVNFLEKEMSEFNKRSGDMFEIDDENKSKLAEIVPFWKGRTIKDYNHAMWTEENKLSGQNYVNVIDNEWNLENSDGHISVDYPKLINFGLSSIIFDAKKKLSLLDIAEPEELKKKYFYESVIIVAKAVIKFAHRFAELAKLEALNENDPSRRLELERIAEICGRVPEFPARNYYEALQSLWFVQLAIQIDGNGHSVSIGRFDQFLYPFYKSDIASKTLTEDEVFELTQMFWIKLSSLTKLRSWSQTRLNAGYPMFQNLTIGGQKPNGEDACNELTFLCLDVTESLKLFQPTFTARVHKQSPRKYLKRCTELIKQGLGMPSFFNDEVIIPALINRGVEVEDARNYSMVGCVEPGVQGKWGGRYGACLFILPKCLELALYDGKDPRTGIQLCSGNGDLSTFTSYQELFDAYEKQVKYYVRQHVIRDNIQDLVWEKYLPTPLISCLVSDCMERGKEIKEGGAVYDYTGGQTGGIANVANSLAAIKKLVFEEKKITGAELKKYLENNFEGIEGEKVRQMLINKAPKYGNDDEYVDSIAREAFSVLLKEVSKYHNTRYGRGPIGGSFHHSTASVAANVPWGMVTGATPDGRKAYTPLADTESPTHFTDLNGPTAIVLSASRLEHILESGGAILNLKFSPIVFENGENLEKLIDLIRTYFDLDGMEIQINVISADKLRNAQKNPEKYKDLLIRVAGYSAYFVDLDPLIQNDIIERTENMLV, encoded by the coding sequence TTGAAAAGAAAAAATAGCAAGCGAATTAATAACCTTAGAGAAATGGTTGTGTCCACCCGACCCGAGATTTGTCCTGAAAGAGCAGTGATTGTTACTAAAGCCTATCAGGAATTTTACAACCAACCAATGGGAATTCTTAGAGCCAAAGCTCTTGAAAAGATTTTAAGCGAAATGTCAATTTACATACTACCAGGTGAGTTATTAGTCGGAAATCACTCTAGCAAGCTTCGGGCAGCACCGGTTTTCCCAGAGTTCGATGTTAATTTTTTAGAAAAAGAAATGTCGGAATTTAATAAACGTTCTGGAGATATGTTTGAAATCGACGATGAAAATAAAAGTAAGTTGGCTGAGATCGTTCCTTTTTGGAAGGGCCGTACTATCAAAGATTACAACCACGCTATGTGGACCGAAGAAAATAAACTTTCCGGTCAAAATTATGTTAATGTCATTGATAATGAATGGAACCTGGAAAATAGCGATGGTCATATATCAGTAGATTACCCAAAATTAATAAACTTTGGTTTAAGCAGTATTATTTTTGATGCTAAGAAAAAGTTATCCCTTTTAGACATTGCCGAGCCGGAAGAGTTGAAGAAAAAATATTTTTATGAATCAGTTATTATTGTAGCGAAAGCGGTGATTAAGTTTGCTCATCGGTTTGCTGAATTAGCAAAATTGGAAGCTCTAAACGAGAATGACCCATCAAGAAGGTTGGAATTAGAAAGGATAGCTGAAATTTGTGGTCGTGTTCCAGAATTTCCAGCTCGTAACTATTACGAAGCCTTGCAGTCACTCTGGTTCGTTCAACTTGCTATTCAGATTGACGGGAATGGTCATTCGGTGTCTATTGGTCGTTTTGACCAGTTTTTGTATCCCTTCTACAAAAGCGATATTGCTTCAAAAACCCTCACCGAGGATGAGGTATTTGAACTCACCCAGATGTTTTGGATAAAGCTTTCTTCGCTGACCAAACTCCGTAGCTGGTCACAAACTCGTTTAAATGCCGGATATCCAATGTTTCAGAATCTTACTATTGGTGGGCAAAAACCCAACGGAGAAGATGCTTGTAACGAACTTACTTTTCTCTGTTTGGATGTTACCGAATCTCTTAAACTTTTTCAACCAACCTTTACTGCTCGAGTTCACAAACAATCACCTCGCAAATATCTAAAGCGTTGTACAGAACTTATAAAACAGGGATTAGGAATGCCCAGTTTTTTTAATGATGAAGTTATTATTCCTGCTTTGATTAATAGAGGAGTAGAAGTGGAAGATGCACGAAATTATTCAATGGTAGGATGTGTCGAACCAGGTGTCCAAGGAAAATGGGGAGGTCGTTATGGGGCTTGTCTTTTTATTCTCCCAAAATGCTTGGAGTTAGCACTTTATGATGGAAAAGACCCCCGGACTGGAATCCAGCTTTGTTCTGGTAATGGGGATCTATCAACTTTTACTTCCTATCAGGAATTGTTTGATGCCTATGAAAAACAAGTAAAATACTATGTTAGACAACATGTCATCCGGGATAATATACAAGATCTGGTCTGGGAAAAATATCTCCCAACTCCTTTAATAAGTTGCTTAGTTTCTGATTGTATGGAACGAGGCAAGGAAATCAAAGAAGGAGGAGCAGTTTACGATTATACCGGTGGCCAAACCGGTGGCATTGCTAATGTCGCGAATTCCCTTGCTGCAATTAAAAAACTGGTATTTGAAGAAAAGAAAATTACTGGTGCTGAGCTTAAAAAATACTTAGAAAACAATTTTGAAGGAATTGAAGGTGAAAAAGTTCGTCAAATGCTTATCAATAAAGCACCCAAATATGGAAATGACGATGAATATGTTGATTCAATTGCCCGGGAAGCTTTCTCTGTATTACTCAAAGAAGTCTCGAAGTACCATAACACCCGTTACGGCAGAGGACCGATTGGAGGAAGTTTTCACCACTCGACTGCAAGTGTTGCAGCAAATGTCCCTTGGGGAATGGTTACAGGTGCAACCCCCGATGGCCGAAAAGCATACACACCCCTAGCTGACACTGAATCACCTACACATTTTACTGACCTCAATGGACCAACAGCAATAGTTCTTTCTGCTTCCCGATTAGAACACATTTTAGAGTCCGGCGGGGCAATTCTAAATTTAAAATTTAGTCCGATTGTTTTTGAAAATGGGGAAAATTTGGAAAAACTAATCGATTTAATCCGGACTTACTTTGATCTGGATGGAATGGAAATTCAAATCAATGTGATATCTGCAGATAAGTTACGGAATGCTCAAAAAAATCCAGAAAAATACAAAGATCTCTTAATTCGGGTTGCTGGATATAGTGCTTATTTTGTTGATTTAGACCCACTTATACAAAACGATATCATTGAACGGACCGAGAATATGTTGGTATGA
- a CDS encoding glycyl-radical enzyme activating protein → MTQSIKKQEILNSQKHQGLVSEIQRYSVHDGPGIRTVVFLKGCPLTCPWCCNPELKNPLPVIGYHIGKCIGCHSCVSACPEKAIKIDTNGIYLDRNRCNACGFCVESCPSGALRLHGKIMSVEEVIKVVSRDRLFYNNSGGGVTISGGEPFFQADFLITLLSTFKQYSINTAIETTGYVQWPIMNKALRYLDFLLFDFKIFNREKHLQVLGVDNEIIKQNLIRSSKKGIPILARIPIIPGFTDDSENINQIGQFLTTINNIQSVHILPYHRIGLSKYRQIGEPYLLDQVEIPSREKIVNIAAVLKSYQLPVVIGG, encoded by the coding sequence ATGACCCAATCAATCAAAAAACAAGAAATTTTGAATTCTCAAAAACACCAGGGATTGGTCTCAGAAATACAGAGATACTCGGTACATGATGGCCCGGGTATCCGTACTGTTGTTTTTTTAAAAGGTTGTCCTCTGACCTGTCCTTGGTGTTGTAATCCTGAATTAAAAAACCCCCTTCCGGTCATCGGTTATCATATTGGAAAATGTATTGGTTGCCATAGCTGTGTAAGCGCTTGTCCTGAAAAAGCGATAAAAATAGATACCAATGGTATTTATTTAGATCGAAATCGATGTAATGCTTGTGGATTCTGTGTTGAAAGCTGTCCCTCTGGAGCCCTTCGACTCCACGGGAAAATAATGAGTGTAGAAGAGGTAATCAAGGTTGTTAGCCGTGATCGACTTTTTTATAATAACTCAGGCGGAGGAGTAACCATTTCTGGAGGGGAACCTTTTTTTCAGGCTGATTTTCTGATCACTCTCCTTTCTACCTTCAAACAATACTCAATAAACACTGCCATTGAAACCACTGGTTATGTTCAGTGGCCTATAATGAATAAGGCACTTCGCTATTTGGACTTTTTACTCTTTGATTTTAAAATTTTTAACCGTGAAAAACACCTTCAGGTATTAGGGGTGGATAATGAAATAATCAAGCAAAACCTTATCCGTTCTAGTAAAAAAGGAATTCCTATTCTAGCAAGAATTCCAATTATACCTGGTTTTACTGACGATTCTGAAAACATCAACCAGATTGGCCAGTTTCTAACTACTATCAATAACATTCAATCAGTACATATCTTGCCTTACCATCGGATAGGGTTATCAAAGTATCGACAGATAGGAGAACCGTATCTTCTCGATCAGGTTGAAATTCCATCAAGAGAGAAAATTGTGAATATTGCTGCAGTATTAAAAAGTTATCAGTTACCGGTTGTGATTGGTGGATAA
- a CDS encoding thiamine pyrophosphate-dependent dehydrogenase E1 component subunit alpha, with protein MEEVDIKVLFDIYKKMNLIRKFEQKAIQLYWEGINRGALHTYIGEEAVAVGVCSALRKGDYISSTHRGHGHCLAMNGDPNLMLAELLGKENGYCRGRGGSMHIADLDLGILGANGIVGGGIPMAVGAAMALDYQEKSNVVACFFGDGATSTGAFHEALNLASIWNLPILFICENNFYAISTCVTNAIAIQDLANRAKAYGMTSQIVDGNDAIQVYQETKKARDIAISGNGPVFLECKTYRTEGHWVADPQIYRDRKEVEEWRKKCPIEALKNKILQKDVSKKKLLESIEKEVEQIILQAEKFAKESPEPNPKDVQKFVLV; from the coding sequence GTGGAAGAAGTTGACATAAAAGTTTTGTTTGATATCTACAAAAAAATGAACTTAATAAGAAAATTTGAACAAAAAGCTATTCAACTCTATTGGGAGGGAATTAATCGTGGCGCCCTTCATACTTATATTGGAGAAGAAGCTGTTGCTGTAGGTGTTTGTAGCGCCTTACGCAAAGGAGATTATATTAGCAGTACCCATCGAGGTCATGGTCATTGTCTGGCTATGAATGGTGATCCAAATTTAATGTTAGCCGAACTTTTAGGAAAAGAAAACGGTTATTGTCGAGGTCGTGGAGGATCAATGCACATAGCAGACCTCGATCTGGGAATATTGGGAGCCAATGGAATTGTTGGCGGAGGAATCCCAATGGCAGTTGGTGCTGCTATGGCTCTTGACTATCAAGAGAAATCCAATGTTGTTGCCTGCTTTTTTGGTGATGGTGCAACGAGCACTGGCGCTTTCCACGAGGCTCTTAACTTGGCTTCTATTTGGAATCTTCCTATCCTTTTTATTTGTGAAAACAACTTCTACGCAATTTCTACCTGTGTAACCAATGCTATAGCCATTCAAGACCTTGCCAATCGAGCTAAAGCATATGGAATGACCAGTCAAATAGTCGATGGAAATGACGCAATCCAAGTTTATCAGGAAACAAAAAAAGCCAGGGATATAGCAATTTCTGGAAATGGACCGGTTTTCTTAGAATGTAAGACTTATCGTACTGAAGGTCACTGGGTCGCCGATCCTCAGATTTATCGGGATCGGAAAGAGGTAGAAGAATGGAGAAAAAAATGCCCTATTGAAGCATTAAAGAACAAGATATTACAAAAAGATGTGAGTAAAAAGAAACTGTTGGAATCAATTGAAAAAGAAGTGGAACAAATCATTCTCCAGGCGGAAAAGTTTGCAAAAGAAAGTCCAGAACCAAATCCAAAAGATGTGCAAAAGTTCGTTTTAGTTTAA